A single window of Actinoallomurus bryophytorum DNA harbors:
- a CDS encoding DUF5010 domain-containing protein has translation MIGPISLQTSGVDFVAPTIRGTLPAKPQYNGGGDTTKLADLVAAIKRRGAAIKISALDDTAASLTAKKNLDKHGTNTYDPKFDVGDSQGTGEGGYKYFWEYNLENWFKVVPADMRFTLSGRPVIYEWSLADSFFTDQGGGHAAAMLNYAKQHAQSEFGVAPYFIVDNSWIKEDPAAQDVVDGVNDWFSMTSSSTLATFKGDTFGVLVPGYHTGAATDLSRDIPAAHGDTLRTGLANTVGKGALVTLVEGFSDWKENCALWRGRPGTYDATRYDYPNQMINILRQYARDPFQTGVRIEAEGADSTSDTTAGNLYKTYRDGDTDIQATTDGGPGWNVGSTAAGEWLQWKALPMSGTVTLKVRVATVSANSQIRFDVDGKTGPVTTLPSTGAWTTYQTVNAGTFTFAANSVHDVRITFLNGGVNLNYWTD, from the coding sequence CTGATCGGTCCGATATCTCTGCAGACCTCGGGTGTCGACTTCGTCGCGCCGACCATCCGCGGAACCCTGCCTGCCAAGCCGCAGTACAACGGCGGTGGTGACACCACCAAGCTGGCGGACCTCGTGGCCGCCATCAAGCGGCGCGGCGCCGCCATCAAGATCAGCGCACTCGACGACACCGCCGCCTCGCTGACCGCGAAGAAGAACCTCGACAAGCACGGCACGAACACCTATGACCCGAAGTTCGACGTCGGCGACTCCCAGGGCACCGGCGAGGGCGGATACAAGTACTTCTGGGAGTACAACCTGGAGAACTGGTTCAAGGTCGTCCCGGCGGACATGCGCTTCACCCTCAGCGGGCGGCCGGTGATCTACGAGTGGTCGCTGGCGGACTCCTTCTTCACCGACCAGGGCGGCGGCCACGCCGCCGCCATGCTGAACTACGCCAAGCAGCACGCGCAGTCCGAGTTCGGCGTCGCGCCCTACTTCATCGTGGACAACAGCTGGATCAAGGAAGACCCGGCCGCGCAGGACGTGGTCGACGGTGTCAACGACTGGTTCTCCATGACCAGCAGCTCCACGCTCGCCACGTTCAAGGGCGACACGTTCGGCGTGCTCGTCCCCGGCTACCACACCGGCGCCGCGACCGACCTGTCGAGGGACATCCCGGCCGCTCACGGCGACACGCTGCGTACCGGCCTGGCGAACACGGTGGGCAAGGGCGCCCTGGTCACCCTGGTCGAGGGCTTCAGCGACTGGAAGGAGAACTGCGCGCTGTGGCGCGGCCGGCCCGGAACCTACGACGCCACCCGCTACGACTACCCGAACCAGATGATCAACATCTTGCGGCAGTACGCGCGCGACCCTTTCCAGACCGGAGTTCGCATCGAGGCCGAGGGCGCCGACTCCACCTCCGACACCACCGCGGGCAACCTCTACAAGACCTACCGCGACGGTGACACCGACATCCAGGCGACCACCGACGGCGGCCCCGGCTGGAACGTCGGCTCCACGGCGGCGGGCGAGTGGCTGCAGTGGAAGGCCCTGCCGATGAGCGGCACCGTCACCCTCAAGGTGCGGGTGGCCACGGTGTCCGCGAACTCCCAGATCCGCTTCGACGTCGACGGGAAGACCGGCCCGGTCACCACGCTGCCCAGCACCGGCGCCTGGACGACGTACCAGACGGTCAACGCGGGCACCTTCACCTTCGCGGCCAACAGCGTGCACGACGTCCGGATCACCTTCCTGAACGGTGGGGTGAACCTCAACTACTGGACCGACTGA
- a CDS encoding copper homeostasis protein CutC gives MRYEICLESADDVAAAAEAGADRVELCAALFEGGITPSHGMIEQAVAVAAGRIKVHVIIRPRGGDFIYSPSEAEVMLRDIETAKMAGADGVVIGALTPDAEIDTELCGRLVVAARPLSVTFHRAFDVARDPEAAFEDVIALGVDRLLTSGAAPSALEGADLIARLVDKAAGRIIVMPAGGINERTAARVAEQTGARELHFTASEAVRSKSRFQPAGIYMGGALYPPETTRSVTTPGRIRAIIDASGLSG, from the coding sequence ATGCGTTACGAGATCTGCCTGGAGTCCGCCGACGACGTCGCCGCCGCGGCGGAGGCCGGTGCCGACCGGGTCGAGCTCTGCGCCGCCCTGTTCGAGGGCGGGATCACCCCCAGCCACGGAATGATCGAGCAGGCCGTCGCCGTCGCCGCCGGCCGGATCAAGGTCCATGTGATCATCCGTCCGCGTGGCGGGGACTTCATCTACAGCCCGTCCGAGGCCGAGGTGATGCTGCGCGACATCGAGACGGCGAAGATGGCGGGCGCCGACGGGGTGGTCATCGGCGCGCTGACCCCGGACGCGGAGATCGACACCGAACTGTGCGGCCGGCTCGTCGTGGCGGCCCGCCCGTTGAGCGTGACGTTCCATCGAGCGTTCGACGTGGCCCGCGACCCGGAGGCGGCGTTCGAGGACGTCATCGCCCTGGGCGTGGACCGGCTGCTCACCTCGGGGGCTGCCCCGAGCGCGCTGGAGGGCGCCGACCTGATCGCCCGCCTGGTGGACAAGGCCGCAGGCCGGATCATCGTGATGCCGGCGGGCGGCATCAACGAGCGCACGGCCGCACGCGTGGCCGAGCAGACCGGCGCGCGGGAGCTCCACTTCACCGCGAGCGAGGCGGTGCGGTCGAAATCCCGCTTCCAGCCCGCGGGCATCTACATGGGCGGCGCTCTCTACCCCCCGGAGACCACCCGCTCGGTGACCACACCGGGCCGCATCCGCGCCATCATCGACGCGTCCGGGCTCTCCGGCTGA